The genomic DNA TTATAATTGGGTAGGTTTTTATTTAACTGATAAAAACAATAAAAATATGTTAAAATTGGGTCCATATTTAGGCGAACCAACAGAACACATAAATATTCCTTTTGGAAAAGGAATATGCGGACAAGCTGCTTCTACTAAAAACACATTTATTGTTCAAGATGTAACTAAAGAGTCAAATTATCTTTCATGTAGTGAAAAAACTAAAGCTGAAATCGTTATACCTATAATTGATAAATCAGGAAATGTTTTTGGAGAGCTGGATATAGATAGTCATAAACTGAACCCTTTTACAATAGAAGATACCCAATTTTTAGAAGAAATAATAGATCTATTTGTTAAGAAATTTTTTTAATTCTGTTAAATGTTTCTTTTTTTACTTATTCACAAAATCGAGAATAAATGCTTATTTAATAGAAATATTTCTTAATGAAAGTAAAAAAATATTAAAATTGTTAATTTTAGGATTATTCTAAAACCCTCTAATAATTAAAGTTTAATCAAGATAATTCCTTTATTCACTAAGTTTAGAATCTCAACAAAGTTCATAAAAAATTTTCTTGATTAAAAATGTTAAATCTGTTATTCTATATAATGCTAAACGTTCTTTTTATTTTTTTGGTCAGGGGGTATTTTTGTGACAAACGAAGAATTGTTAGAACAACTTAAATCGAAAATTAATCATAATACATGGGAACAATGGTTTACCTCTGCCCAAATATTGGATATTCAGGAAAAAAAGGTGATTATAGGTATTGGAAATCTATTTGTTAAAGATTTCATAGCAAGAAAATACGGTTCTTTAGTTTCCAATACATTATCTGACATTTTATCAAGAAAAATAACAGCTGAATTCACTTTTATACCAGCTGATAAATCTACTAAGAAAAAAGCCGGTCCTTTAATAAAAGAAAGGCCACTAAAACTTTCTGATTTCAATCCTGAATATACTTTTAATAGCTTTGTTATTGGCGAAGCCAATAGAGTTGCTTATTATTCTGCTTTAGAGGTTGCCAATAATCCCGGTAAATATAATCCATTATTTATATATGGTAATGTTGCTTTAGGTAAAACCCATCTCCTTCATGCGATAGGCAATCATTTAATGGAGAGATCGCCAGACTTAAAGGTTATGTATGTAACTGCAGAAGAGTTTATGAATGACTTAATGAAATCTTTAAGAGATGAAAAAATGGATGATTTTAGAGAACGTTATAGAAAAAAAATAGATATATTACTAATTGATGATGTTCAATTTTTAATTGGTAAAGATATGGCACAAGGTGAATTGTTCCATACTTTTAATACTCTATTTAATCTTGGAAAACAAATAATAATATGTTCTGATAGAACACCCGAAGAGCTTGCAACTTTTCACCCAAGATTGATAAGTAGATTTGAAATGGGATTAGTTGTTAATGTTGACGAACCAGACAAAAAAACAAAGTTAAAAATTGCAAAAAAAATGGCTGAGATGACATCTTTATATTTAACGGATGATGTTGTTACATATTTAGTTGAAAATATTGATAATAACTTAAGAAGGTTGCGAGGGTTGATTTTAAATCTATTTTTCCATAGTAAAGTTACGGGAGAAAAGGTTAATATTGAAACTGTAAAAAAATTGTATAGTTCATTAAAGGCACATAAAAAGAGTATACCTCAAACAAAAGAAACATTACGTGTATTAAAGAAGAATCTTATTTTAGAAGCTGTTATTAAAGAATATAATTTGACACGAGAGCAATTATTTAGTCCAACCAGAAAAAAAGAAATTTCAGAAGCTCGACAAATATTATCCTTCATGCTTAAAAATTATGGAAAAATGAAAGTTAAAGATATTTCAGAGTTTATGGGAAAAAATCATTCAACAATTAGTCAATCAGTTAAAAAAATAGAAAAAGAGTTAACAGGTGGAAATTTACTTTTAAAAAGACGAATTGATGATATTAGAAGATTATTTGAAGAAGCAGAAAAAATACAAACTACAGAAAATGTAAGTTAAACTCGGTATCTTATAAAAATATAAGATACCGAGTTTTTTTATTTTATATATTTTACTTTCATTATTGCTTTTAGGATGATATGCTAATTTTTTAAATCACTCCACTAATAGCTTTCACTGGACATCTACTCTGACACAAACTACAACCAAAGCATTTACTTTCATCAACAATAACATGTTTGTTTTCTTTATCTACCGTTATTGCCCAATACGGACATACCATTTCACATAATTTACAGAAGGTACATTTGTTTAAATCTATTTTAGGATATTTTGGTTCAAAAATAACCTCTTTTTTCTTTAATCCTGTTTTTTTAACTTCTTCTATACTATTAAATTCATATTTTTCTAATACTTTTGGTAACTGTTCAACTATAGTTTTGTACAATTGTTTTCCTCTAATTAAAGCTGCAGATAACATTTGAACAGCATCAGCTCCAGCAAGAAGATATTCTATAACATCATCTGCAGAAGCTATTCCTCCAACACCTATTACTGGTATCTCAGGAACTGCAGTTTTTATAGTATTTACTAATGCCAATCCAAGATTTTTTATAACTGGTCCAGAAATCCATACTTGCCCTTTATCATTTCCAATTAAATTTGTTCTATTTTCTATATCAATTAACATTGTTGGGCCAAGAGAATTTATAGCAACAACCCCTGTACCGCCACTTTCTAACACCATTTTGGCAAATTCAACTGGATCTGGAATATGCGGACTCATTTTCATAAAGATGGGTTTTTTTGTATGCTTTCTTATTGTTCTAACTGTTTCTGCGATATTATCCAAATTTTTCCCTACGTAATGTGTTGAAATTTCAAAAGCATCTGCAAACTGATCTAATTGAGGTATTAAAACTTCCATATCTTCTTTCGTATACCCTGCACTTACAATTAAAGGTAAATCAAGTTCCTGTTTTAATCTTGGCAATATTTCATTTATCCATTTTTCTGGTGGTAGTTCTGACCATAACTCTGCATTTACAATATAATTATTTGTTCCATATATACATGGCCTTGGAACTTCTGCAGCTTTTGTGGAAATAGTTTTTGTAACCATTCCCCCAATCCCAAGTCTTGCTAAATACAACATTTTTTCATCATCACCAACAAGTGGCCCGGATGCTGGCATTAAAGGATTTTTTAATTTTATTCCAGCAAATTCTGTACTTAAGTCCATAATACTCCCCCTTTTTTAGAATTATCATAGTATTTTATACAATTATATAACTTTTACTTTAAAATTAAAAATCCATATATCTTTATTTAATCATTTTTTTTCAATTTGATTTTCAAATAAACTTAAAAATCTTATCTGTTTAAAGGTTTTTGATTTAAAGTACTTTAAAGTTGTTTTATGATATAATAAATATGAATAACGAAAGTTAAATAATTGCTCAGCCATTATTTATATGCATTAAAAAATTAGTGCAACAATCTGTTGCACTAATTACAAAAATTCCACGGGGACATAATCTTGCAATAATTTCAAAATGTAAAAACATAAAAGAAGATTTATTTTACGCAAAAAAAACTATAAACGTTATTATAAGCTAACCGGGGTTTTCCCAGGTTAGCTATTTTATTATTTATTATGAATATGCTGTTAGGTCGAGTAATCCATGACCGGATAGCGTAAATACTATAACTTTTTCTTCTTTATTTTTTTTCGCTTTAAGCGCTTCTTTAATTGCACCAGTAATTGCATGTGATGATTCAGGTGCTGGTATTATTCCTTCTAATTTAGCAAAAAGGTTAGCAACTTCAAAGGTTTCATCCTGTGTAAATGCCACAGCTTCCAGCATATTTTCATGTTTTAATTTGGCAATAATCGGTGCAGATCCATGATATCTCAATCCACCTGCATGTATTTTTGGAGGTATAAAATCCTTTCCAAGTGTATACATTTTCATTAATGGAGTTAATCCAGCTGTATCCCCATTATCATATCTATACTCTCCCTCTGTTAATGTTGGACATGATTTTGGTTCACAGGCTAAAAACTTTATATTTTTTCCTGATAATTTTTCTGGAATAAATGGCAAAATTGTTCCTCCAAGATTTGAGCCACCCCCATGACATCCAATTATAACATCTGGTTTTTCATTTATTTTTTCAAATTGTTTTTTTATCTCTAGTCCAATTATAGTTTGGTGTAATAATACATGATTTAAAACACTTCCAAGTGCGTATTTAGCTTTATTTCTACTAAATACAACTTCTAAAGCTTCACTTATAGCTATTCCAAGACTACCTGGATTTTCTTTATCTATATCTAATATTTTTTTACCAAAATTAGTTTCTAAACTCGGGCTTGGTGTTACCTTGCCTCCAAAAAGATTTATGAGACATTTTCTCATTGGTTTTTGCTCAAAACTTGTTTTTACCATATATACTTCAATGTTTAAACCAAATTTTAAACCAGCATACGATAATGCACTTCCCCATTGTCCAGCACCTGTTTCTGTAACCAATGTTTCTATTCCAGAAATTTTATTATAATATGCCTGCGGAATTGAAGTATTGGTTTTATGACTCCCCGTTGGAGAAACTCCTTCATATTTGTAATATATCTTTACAGGTGTCTCAAGATATTCCTCCAAATTTGTTGCTCTAATAAGCGGAGAAGGTCTGAATATCGCATATTCTTTCAATACTTCTTCTGGAATTTTTATAAACCGTTCTGTAGTTACTTCCTGTTCAACTAAAGGATCTGGAAAAATAGCACTTAATTCTTCTGGTTTCATGATTTCCTTTGTTTGTGGATTCAATGGTGGATCAAGTTGAAATGGTAAATCTGCCAATGCATTATACCAATACTTAGGTATCTCCTCTACTGATAAATATACTCTTTCTCTTCTACCCATAATACACACTCCACTCTCCTTTCCTGTAATAATAAAAAAACCGGATATCCAAATTGGATATCCGGTGATTGCCTACACAAACAAAATTAGCTCTGAGAACTATAGAGCATAACAAAACAGTAGACACCCACCGGGCGTCCACCACCAATTTAAGCTATTTAAATTTATTGAATTATTCATAATTCTACGCTTTACTGTTTTTTCCATTTTAACCCCTCCGGTATTTTTTTGATATTATACTACATTTTTTTAGAAAAGTAAAGTATTTTTTAAAATTATTGATTTCATTGTTTATGTAAAAATAAGGGTTTCTTAACATATTGTATATTTGATATTTTCCCTTTTTTCTTTTTCC from Marinitoga hydrogenitolerans DSM 16785 includes the following:
- the dnaA gene encoding chromosomal replication initiator protein DnaA — translated: MTNEELLEQLKSKINHNTWEQWFTSAQILDIQEKKVIIGIGNLFVKDFIARKYGSLVSNTLSDILSRKITAEFTFIPADKSTKKKAGPLIKERPLKLSDFNPEYTFNSFVIGEANRVAYYSALEVANNPGKYNPLFIYGNVALGKTHLLHAIGNHLMERSPDLKVMYVTAEEFMNDLMKSLRDEKMDDFRERYRKKIDILLIDDVQFLIGKDMAQGELFHTFNTLFNLGKQIIICSDRTPEELATFHPRLISRFEMGLVVNVDEPDKKTKLKIAKKMAEMTSLYLTDDVVTYLVENIDNNLRRLRGLILNLFFHSKVTGEKVNIETVKKLYSSLKAHKKSIPQTKETLRVLKKNLILEAVIKEYNLTREQLFSPTRKKEISEARQILSFMLKNYGKMKVKDISEFMGKNHSTISQSVKKIEKELTGGNLLLKRRIDDIRRLFEEAEKIQTTENVS
- a CDS encoding 4Fe-4S binding protein; this translates as MDLSTEFAGIKLKNPLMPASGPLVGDDEKMLYLARLGIGGMVTKTISTKAAEVPRPCIYGTNNYIVNAELWSELPPEKWINEILPRLKQELDLPLIVSAGYTKEDMEVLIPQLDQFADAFEISTHYVGKNLDNIAETVRTIRKHTKKPIFMKMSPHIPDPVEFAKMVLESGGTGVVAINSLGPTMLIDIENRTNLIGNDKGQVWISGPVIKNLGLALVNTIKTAVPEIPVIGVGGIASADDVIEYLLAGADAVQMLSAALIRGKQLYKTIVEQLPKVLEKYEFNSIEEVKKTGLKKKEVIFEPKYPKIDLNKCTFCKLCEMVCPYWAITVDKENKHVIVDESKCFGCSLCQSRCPVKAISGVI
- a CDS encoding TrpB-like pyridoxal phosphate-dependent enzyme; this encodes MGRRERVYLSVEEIPKYWYNALADLPFQLDPPLNPQTKEIMKPEELSAIFPDPLVEQEVTTERFIKIPEEVLKEYAIFRPSPLIRATNLEEYLETPVKIYYKYEGVSPTGSHKTNTSIPQAYYNKISGIETLVTETGAGQWGSALSYAGLKFGLNIEVYMVKTSFEQKPMRKCLINLFGGKVTPSPSLETNFGKKILDIDKENPGSLGIAISEALEVVFSRNKAKYALGSVLNHVLLHQTIIGLEIKKQFEKINEKPDVIIGCHGGGSNLGGTILPFIPEKLSGKNIKFLACEPKSCPTLTEGEYRYDNGDTAGLTPLMKMYTLGKDFIPPKIHAGGLRYHGSAPIIAKLKHENMLEAVAFTQDETFEVANLFAKLEGIIPAPESSHAITGAIKEALKAKKNKEEKVIVFTLSGHGLLDLTAYS